In Deltaproteobacteria bacterium IMCC39524, the genomic stretch TGATATGAAGCTTCTCCTGGCTGTCGAAGGCTAGGTCCCATGGTCTTTTGATGACGGAATCACCCTTATTCTGCTTGATTTTGAAAATTTCCAGAAAATTTCCGGCGTTGTCAAATATCTTGATTTCCGAGTTGCCGGTATCGGCGACATATAAGTTGCCTTCAGGGTTAACGGCCAGACCGTGGGGGGAATTTAACTTGGCTTCAGCGTTCTCGCCACCGCCAATTTCAAAAAGTAGTTGGCCGCTCCTGTCAAAAGCAAATACTTTGTTGAGAACAGAATCCGAGGCATAGATCGTCTGGGTGGCTGAGTCTATGGCAATTTTTTCCAGTTTTTCAAATTTTAAATTTCTGCCAATCAAGGCGATAGACTCCAGGTTGCGGTCAAAAACTGTGATGACGCCTTTTTTCTGGTCTGCCACCATAAAGTTGTTTTTACCATCAATGGCAATATCGACAGGATTTTCGAAAAGGGAGAATTGTCTTTTGAAGAGGTTGCCGGTCTTTTTCTGGGAAAAATCAAAAACCTTGATCTCTCCGCTTCCCCATTCTGTAACCAGCACCGTATTAGCGTCCATTGTGGTTACGCTTGTTGGGCGGGAGAGGTTTTTCTGCCAGTCTTCGCCTAAAACAGTCTCGATGAATTGGCTGCCTTTGCTTGTGGCAAGATCGGTCTCTGAGTTAAAAACTCCGACAAATTCCAATTGATACTT encodes the following:
- a CDS encoding SMP-30/gluconolactonase/LRE family protein, whose amino-acid sequence is MEFVGVFNSETDLATSKGSQFIETVLGEDWQKNLSRPTSVTTMDANTVLVTEWGSGEIKVFDFSQKKTGNLFKRQFSLFENPVDIAIDGKNNFMVADQKKGVITVFDRNLESIALIGRNLKFEKLEKIAIDSATQTIYASDSVLNKVFAFDRSGQLLFEIGGGENAEAKLNSPHGLAVNPEGNLYVADTGNSEIKIFDNAGNFLEIFKIKQNKGDSVIKRPWDLAFDSQEKLHIIDQGSAALITFAQNGELLFATMAKEPTNHSMGLNRPNDIHIDRKDRIIITDDLNNRFSVWQVLTQTYLEENPITEDDIEALNNYIEKRKSELAEQRKAKEAISLIDKQENNDHKEREKKVKKKQRKVVCPNCSKEYALIYIGLGGE